A stretch of the Theropithecus gelada isolate Dixy chromosome 7a, Tgel_1.0, whole genome shotgun sequence genome encodes the following:
- the LOC112627740 gene encoding pre-mRNA-splicing regulator WTAP-like — translation MTNEEPLPKKVRLSETDFKVMARDELILRWKQYEAYVQALEGKYTDLNSNDVTSLTESEEKLKQQQQESARRENILVMRLATKEQEMQECTTQIQYLKQVQQPSVAQLRSTMVDPAINLFFLKMKGELEQTKDKLEQAQNELSAWKFTPDRGLMASDYSEEVATSEKFPF, via the coding sequence ATGACCAACGAAGAACCTCTTCCCAAGAAGGTTCGACTGAGTGAAACAGACTTCAAAGTTATGGCAAGAGATGAGTTAATTCTAAGATGGAAACAATATGAAGCATATGTACAAGCTTTGGAGGGCAAGTACACAGATCTTAACTCTAATGATGTAACTAGCCTAACAGAGTCTGAAGAAAAACTAAAGCAACAACAGCAGGAGTCTGCACGCAGGGAAAACATCCTTGTAATGCGACTAGCAACCAAGGAACAAGAGATGCAAGAGTGTACTACTCAAATCCAGTACCTCAAGCAAGTCCAGCAGCCGAGCGTTGCCCAACTGAGATCAACAATGGTAGACCCAGCGATCAACTTGTTTTTCCTAAAAATGAAAGGTGAACTGGAACAGACTAAAGACAAACTGGAACAAGCCCAAAATGAACTGAGTGCCTGGAAGTTTACGCCTGATAGAGGCCTGATGGCGTCGGACTATTCCGAAGAAGTGGCCACCTCCGAAAAATTCCCCTTCTAG